The Mesorhizobium sp. INR15 region CATCGCAGGCAGGCCAAGCAACTGTGCCGGATAGGCTGAAGCGGCCCCCTCGAATGACAATCCATAGGTCTGCACCCGGAAGGCTACAGGGGCAAAGAACGCATCCACGGCCGTGAAGCTGCCGCCCGCCAGGAATGGCCCGCCAAACCGGCTGAGGCCGTCGTTCCAGAGATCGCCAAGCCGAAACAGATCCCGTTTCAGGGCGTCGGACATCGGGAACGGCTGAACGCGGACGCCGCAATTCATCGTGCAGTCGTTGCGCAAGGCAGAAAAGCTCGAATGCATTTCGGCGGCGGCGCAGCGCGCCCAACTGCGGGCCTTGGCTTCAACCGGCCACACACCATGGTGACGCTCGGCAAGATATTCGGCGATGGCCAGCGAATCCCACACCGCCCAGCCGTCATCGATCAGGCAGGGCACCTGGCCGTTCGGCGAAAAGGGCCGGTAGAGATCCCAGCTCGATCCGGTCGGAAACGGCGTCAACCGTTCCTCGAACGGAATGTCCAGTTCACGCATCAACACCCATGGCCGCACCGACCACGAGGAATAGTTCTTGTTGGCGATATGCAGCTGGTACATTCGGTGCCTATTGCGCGGCCTGGACCGCGGCGGCGCGGCGCGCCGTCGTCAGCATCGACCAGGAATAGATCGCCAGCGCTGCCCAGATCAGGCCGAAAGCAATCGCCTGAATAGTGCCGAAAGGCTCATTGAAAATCAGCACCGCGATCAGGAACACCATGGTTGGGGCGATATATTGCATGATGCCGATGGTCGAAAGGCGCAACAGCTTGGCGCCGAAGGCGAACAACAGCAGCGGCACCGCCGTGACCGGGCCGCAGCCGATCAGCAATGCCGTATCGGTCGAGTTGCCGGATACGAAGTGGTCCTGCCCGGTGGCTATCAGGTAGGTGATGTAGGCGAGCGCCGGAACCGACAGCAAAAGCACTTCGAGCAGGAAGCCCTGGCTGGGGCCGATCGGCAGCGTCTTGCGGAAGAAGCCGTAGGCGGCGAAGGAAAAGGCCAGTGCAAGCGAGACCCAGGGCAGCTTGCCGCCTTCGATCGTCATCACCGCGACAGCAACCGCCGCCAGCACCACGGCGGCTATCTGCAGCCGGTCGAGCCGCTCACCGAGCAGCAGCGCGCCGACAACCACACTGACCAGTGGATTGATATAGTAACCGAGCGCGGTCTCGACCGTGCGGTCAACGGCGATCGCCCAGACATAGATGCCCCAGTTGACCGAGATCAGCGCCGCTGTCAGCGCCGCCATCGCGATGGTGCGTGGCGAGCGCAGCGCCGCCTTGAAGTCAGCCGTGCGGCCGGCCCAGATCAGCACGGCGGCGGCGATCGGCACCGACCAGACGATACGGTGGGCAATGACTTCGGCCAGCGGCAGATGGGCGACCGCCTTCATGTAGAATGGCAGGAGCCCCCACAGGAGGTAGGCGCCCAACGCCAACAGGAAGCCGCGACGTGCGCCGGCATGGGCGTCGATCTGAGTTGTTTGCATGGCCATGGCCCAACGCTATGCGCCAGCCATGATCCGGAAACCATCACAAATTTCTGATGGATCAATGGACTTCCGCTGATGGTTCAACCCGACAGCCGTTGCTATTCGGCCGCCACCAGCCCGGCCATGTCGCGGTTCTTCATCAGTTTGTAGACGATGGAATCCATGAGCGCCTGGAACGAGGCGTCGATGATGTTTTCGGAGACGCCGACCGTCCACCAGCGCGCGCCCGTGCCGTCATGCGATTCGATCAGCACGCGGGTGATCGCCTCGGTGCCGCCATTGAGGATACGCACCTTGAAGTCCGCTAGTTCGAGGTCGGCGATTTCGTTCTGGAATT contains the following coding sequences:
- a CDS encoding glutathione S-transferase family protein; its protein translation is MYQLHIANKNYSSWSVRPWVLMRELDIPFEERLTPFPTGSSWDLYRPFSPNGQVPCLIDDGWAVWDSLAIAEYLAERHHGVWPVEAKARSWARCAAAEMHSSFSALRNDCTMNCGVRVQPFPMSDALKRDLFRLGDLWNDGLSRFGGPFLAGGSFTAVDAFFAPVAFRVQTYGLSFEGAASAYPAQLLGLPAMQDWYQAALVETWREPEHEAEVAAAGTMLEDFRLRA
- the rarD gene encoding EamA family transporter RarD, whose protein sequence is MAMQTTQIDAHAGARRGFLLALGAYLLWGLLPFYMKAVAHLPLAEVIAHRIVWSVPIAAAVLIWAGRTADFKAALRSPRTIAMAALTAALISVNWGIYVWAIAVDRTVETALGYYINPLVSVVVGALLLGERLDRLQIAAVVLAAVAVAVMTIEGGKLPWVSLALAFSFAAYGFFRKTLPIGPSQGFLLEVLLLSVPALAYITYLIATGQDHFVSGNSTDTALLIGCGPVTAVPLLLFAFGAKLLRLSTIGIMQYIAPTMVFLIAVLIFNEPFGTIQAIAFGLIWAALAIYSWSMLTTARRAAAVQAAQ